In Biomphalaria glabrata chromosome 11, xgBioGlab47.1, whole genome shotgun sequence, the following proteins share a genomic window:
- the LOC106064714 gene encoding uncharacterized protein LOC106064714: MAEESKTTITETLTDSTTTTTTILTTSLTTFFTTTHTTTYTTHSQPPTSTPNGTSTISFITSSSNTTDQASIAPALSEREVAIICGVVFGVLGLAIAVVVFYIIVRKRKEKKHRDSQRRLGSLKSASEPYEHIQKDSDNDHYYKGTTPNTREPDATLSVLTEVSRKNKDRPSSQMYENQTYNAPSSNKVAFNNMEANEEYESITLPLSTQPLDRSSSNYILMNVQPHGSSNNSDSTKENPLTQTDSYVNMKELQLDKFSIDAGQDTGTSNYANTTLTMHNGQNGQSHGLSLTKSKPFKLSKKKKKKYALNEELSGEITYKL; encoded by the coding sequence ATGGCTGAGGAATCGAAGACCACTATAACTGAAACTTTAACGGATTCAACTACGACCACCACTACAATATTAACAACTTCtttaacaacattttttacCACAACACATACAACAACGTACACAACCCATTCACAGCCTCCCACCTCTACACCAAACGGAACGTCAACCATCTCCTTCATCACATCGTCTTCAAACACCACCGACCAAGCAAGCATTGCTCCAGCGTTGAGCGAAAGGGAGGTGGCCATCATATGTGGCGTCGTATTTGGTGTTCTGGGGCTGGCCATCGCCGTTGTCGTCTTCTACATCATCGTCAggaaaagaaaggaaaagaaacACAGAGACAGTCAGCGCAGATTGGGATCCCTAAAATCAGCAAGCGAACCTTACGAACACATTCAGAAAGATTCAGACAATGATCATTACTATAAAGGAACCACACCCAACACTAGAGAACCAGACGCAACGCTTTCTGTCTTAACTGAAGTCTCgagaaaaaataaagatagaCCGTCATCTCAAATGTACGAGAACCAGACCTACAATGCCCCTTCTTCAAACAAAGTAGCTTTCAATAATATGGAAGCAAATGAAGAATACGAATCAATCACGCTTCCTTTAAGTACCCAACCTTTGGACAGGAGCTCATCGAACTATATACTGATGAATGTTCAACCTCATGGATCGAGTAACAACTCTGATTCGACCAAGGAAAATCCATTGACTCAGACTGATTCGTATGTTAACATGAAAGAACTTCAGTTGGATAAGTTCAGTATAGATGCAGGTCAAGACACCGGCACTTCAAACTATGCCAACACCACACTGACAATGCACAACGGTCAAAACGGACAAAGCCATGGGTTGAGCTTAACCAAATCAAAACCATTTAAACtcagcaaaaagaaaaagaagaagtacGCACTAAACGAAGAATTGTCTGGCGAGATTACGTACAAGCTGTAG